From a region of the Clostridia bacterium genome:
- a CDS encoding DUF5711 family protein yields MAKKSFSIPFKILIAIVLVAIAYGIFVSFQPLISSFIIDVKSPKIVNKIQKENGVSYFLCDDIVLSYDEGNLSFIDMKTLDVSSAQIAVSDPKFYPVDEGVFVSDKNSNALHFLDKKAQIIWTKKFDFNIFDVKSIQKNILVHLIKDKHDKIEIFSPKGKLQHSMFFIDETITDISFNQYVNNLLIYTIYTEQGKIDNKIFVYDNNFELKNLVNIHQPSFKTILLNEDKIITIGKRNIMCYNKNNQILWQKEYYSRNIDKLYNYGNSIALITSPLRKSNIIDSSDYIIFLNEDGKQTGEFKLPNQIVDISFAKDLILIWEKRKFCILDPFDLNMREFDINEDILSMNATKNMVILETSDYIYAFKI; encoded by the coding sequence ATGGCAAAAAAATCTTTTAGTATACCTTTTAAAATATTAATAGCTATTGTCCTGGTCGCTATAGCATACGGGATATTTGTATCCTTCCAACCCCTTATTTCATCTTTTATTATTGATGTAAAATCACCTAAAATAGTAAATAAAATACAAAAAGAAAATGGTGTATCATACTTTCTATGTGATGATATTGTTTTATCTTATGATGAGGGAAATTTGAGTTTCATTGATATGAAAACCTTAGACGTATCTTCTGCACAAATTGCTGTGAGCGATCCAAAATTTTATCCTGTAGATGAGGGAGTGTTTGTATCAGATAAGAATAGCAATGCATTACACTTTTTAGATAAAAAAGCCCAAATAATATGGACAAAGAAATTCGACTTTAATATATTCGATGTGAAATCTATACAAAAGAATATTTTGGTACATCTTATAAAGGACAAGCACGATAAAATAGAAATTTTTTCACCTAAGGGAAAGCTACAGCACTCTATGTTTTTTATCGATGAAACTATAACTGATATTTCATTTAACCAATATGTAAACAATCTACTTATATATACTATATATACTGAACAAGGAAAGATTGATAACAAAATATTCGTCTATGATAATAATTTTGAACTAAAAAATCTAGTGAATATCCATCAGCCTTCATTTAAAACTATATTATTAAATGAAGACAAAATTATTACTATTGGTAAAAGAAATATTATGTGTTACAATAAAAATAATCAAATTTTATGGCAAAAAGAATATTATTCAAGAAATATAGATAAGCTATACAATTATGGGAATTCTATAGCTTTGATCACTTCCCCATTAAGAAAAAGCAATATAATAGACAGCTCAGATTACATAATTTTTTTGAATGAAGATGGGAAGCAAACGGGAGAATTTAAACTTCCAAATCAGATTGTTGATATTTCTTTTGCAAAAGATTTAATATTGATTTGGGAAAAGAGAAAGTTCTGTATACTGGACCCTTTTGATTTAAATATGAGGGAATTTGATATTAACGAGGATATATTATCTATGAATGCAACTAAAAACATG